The Phycisphaeraceae bacterium genome window below encodes:
- a CDS encoding ThuA domain-containing protein, translating to MSNVLRSLGLVLLLTGFCEAKPLRTAVILQSAGFVHEVVKPGPDSTPSAVEQVLSGLSENQGLTLWFTRDAAEVTPDRLESLDLIILYTTGNIPLDAGALDQWVRQGGLLLGIHCATDTLKDDPAFVSLLGAAFRDHPWNANDTVTIKTLDPHHPATRPYAPSATFKEEVYRFRQPPSPANSILIELDTEDTEKKADGPTPSIAWSRPHGAGRVFYTSLGHREDVWRSDHFRQHLAGALTYLRTGQPRDPWVFRSVLDGNARMMTLALHDHLYLAFDSKQGLWTQAWQGDVTLQGAVYDGRHGPQPVAEAIQTYFQTDPKAHWSLNDQPITYRYDGYRFLNDHVQIRGRLITDADDIIHITETPTAHPNPDASLAWHRRITVRGLPADAVLSTPVSISGSRFMIDHNGRTTLQRNSAGQTRLLIQNDGDYTLQLTLKPTPAPEHDAETNRETSP from the coding sequence ATGAGCAACGTCCTCCGTTCCCTCGGCTTGGTCCTGCTACTCACCGGCTTCTGCGAAGCCAAGCCACTGCGCACGGCTGTCATCCTCCAGTCCGCTGGCTTTGTCCACGAGGTCGTCAAACCCGGCCCCGACAGCACGCCTTCTGCGGTCGAGCAGGTCCTGTCCGGACTCTCTGAGAACCAGGGTCTCACGCTCTGGTTCACCCGCGACGCTGCCGAGGTCACACCCGACCGACTCGAATCCCTCGATCTGATCATCCTCTACACGACCGGCAATATCCCCCTTGACGCCGGAGCCCTCGACCAGTGGGTCCGCCAAGGCGGGCTGCTCCTGGGTATCCACTGCGCAACCGACACCCTGAAGGATGACCCCGCCTTCGTCTCCCTGCTCGGAGCCGCCTTCCGCGACCACCCCTGGAATGCTAACGACACCGTCACCATCAAGACCCTCGACCCACATCACCCCGCCACACGACCCTACGCCCCCAGCGCGACCTTCAAGGAAGAGGTCTACCGCTTCCGCCAGCCGCCCTCGCCCGCCAACAGCATACTCATCGAACTCGACACCGAAGACACCGAGAAAAAGGCTGATGGCCCCACGCCCTCCATCGCCTGGTCGCGGCCTCACGGTGCCGGCCGGGTCTTCTACACCTCCCTTGGACATCGTGAAGACGTCTGGCGGTCTGATCACTTCAGGCAGCACCTCGCAGGTGCCCTGACATACCTCCGCACCGGCCAGCCCCGCGACCCCTGGGTTTTTCGTTCCGTGCTCGATGGCAATGCGCGCATGATGACCCTCGCCCTCCACGACCACCTCTACCTCGCCTTCGATAGCAAACAAGGCCTCTGGACTCAGGCATGGCAAGGCGACGTGACGCTCCAGGGTGCCGTCTACGACGGCCGCCACGGCCCCCAGCCCGTTGCCGAAGCCATACAAACCTACTTCCAGACCGATCCCAAAGCCCACTGGTCTCTCAACGACCAGCCCATCACCTACCGCTACGACGGCTACCGCTTCCTGAACGACCACGTCCAGATCAGAGGCCGATTGATCACCGACGCTGACGACATCATTCACATCACCGAGACTCCGACCGCTCACCCCAACCCCGACGCAAGCCTTGCCTGGCACCGCCGCATCACCGTTCGTGGTCTGCCCGCCGATGCTGTCCTGTCAACACCCGTGAGCATTTCCGGTTCTCGATTCATGATCGATCACAACGGCAGAACCACGCTCCAGCGCAACAGCGCCGGTCAGACGCGCCTGCTCATCCAGAACGATGGCGACTACACCCTCCAGCTCACCTTAAAGCCAACACCCGCTCCTGAACATGACGCGGAAACCAACCGGGAAACCAGCCCATGA
- a CDS encoding DUF1080 domain-containing protein, which produces MTRTLLTLLLTLITTLLAPARVAAQDTLLRAPDGAALTPGISVRIYHIVQPLHRIPQLIESQTPNVSFIHPDFNLIDDDFVLEDEYLTIVNGYLLVEVPGEYELRLISDDGSRLYLFNKAIINHDGRHRATPSDALITLDTGLHAYQAYHFENAGGAELRLQWRPPGADDFIPVPTENLYAPADEVRVTSPGAKKIVTNLGLVSPGDGSPLDAVHPSFTMTPLASERFQPRVGGLAQLPDGRIALATWDGEVFLLDDHDQTADELNIQPFASGLAEPLGIAVVDGRIYVLQKQELTELIDHDKDGVADEYRAVASGWPVSANFHEFAFGLAYHNNHFYFNLATAIDPGGASTNPQVYGRGTAVEVDPTTGDFRYFAGGLRTPNGITIGPDDQLYATDNQGDWLPSSKLVRLREGAHYGNHIQPPGPFDDQPETPPVVWLPQGEIGNSPGEPIAIHEGPYAGQILLTDVTHGGLKRVFLDPIDGIDQGTVFRFSQGLSAGSNRVLWSDDGSLYVGGIGSRGNWGQTGKLRYGLDRLDPTGVTPFEMLAIRAMSNGLEITLTQPLADDAYLEPESFELIRWWYEPTASYGGPKIDPTSFLPESVTISPDRKTIFLEINELREGHVYYTRWLGDPRSATDESLWTTEAWTTLNKVPANRTGTVNPEPWRHNTLTKAQSAEGWQLLFDGQSLDGWHAYGRNLPPQGWTVANSTLTRTGPGGDIATDQRYGNFELQLEWEVTPGGNSGIFYRASDESRPAWHTAPEMQVLDNTRHADGTNPLTSAGALYALIPPSIDATYPAGRWNRVRLVVNGSKVEHHLNGKLLLEADLASPAFRQLIAESKFADFPDFARSPEGHIVLQDHGDTVHYRNIMIRQLD; this is translated from the coding sequence ATGACGCGCACTCTTTTAACGCTTCTTCTCACCCTGATCACCACACTCCTAGCACCTGCGCGCGTTGCTGCGCAGGACACACTCCTTCGCGCACCCGATGGGGCCGCCTTGACCCCCGGGATCTCGGTGCGCATCTATCACATTGTGCAACCCCTCCATCGCATCCCGCAGCTCATTGAAAGCCAGACCCCCAACGTCTCCTTCATTCACCCCGACTTCAACCTCATCGACGACGATTTCGTCCTCGAAGACGAGTACCTCACCATCGTTAATGGCTACTTGCTCGTAGAAGTGCCCGGTGAATACGAACTCCGACTGATCTCCGACGACGGCTCCCGCCTTTATCTCTTTAACAAAGCCATCATCAATCACGATGGTCGTCACCGTGCCACTCCCTCCGACGCTCTGATCACCCTTGACACCGGTCTACACGCCTATCAGGCCTATCACTTCGAGAACGCCGGCGGTGCAGAACTCAGACTCCAATGGAGACCACCCGGTGCAGACGACTTCATCCCCGTCCCCACCGAAAACCTTTACGCCCCCGCCGATGAAGTCCGTGTTACCTCCCCGGGTGCCAAGAAAATCGTCACCAACCTAGGCCTCGTCAGCCCCGGCGACGGCTCACCCCTCGACGCCGTCCACCCCAGCTTCACCATGACCCCCCTCGCCTCCGAACGCTTCCAGCCCCGCGTTGGCGGGCTCGCCCAGCTCCCCGATGGCCGCATCGCCCTCGCCACCTGGGACGGCGAAGTCTTCCTGCTCGATGACCACGACCAGACCGCCGACGAACTCAACATCCAGCCCTTCGCCTCCGGACTCGCCGAGCCCCTCGGCATCGCCGTGGTCGATGGACGCATCTACGTCCTCCAGAAACAGGAGCTCACCGAGCTGATCGACCACGATAAGGATGGTGTCGCCGACGAATACCGCGCCGTCGCCTCAGGCTGGCCCGTCTCCGCCAACTTCCACGAGTTCGCCTTCGGGCTCGCCTATCACAACAACCACTTCTACTTCAACCTCGCCACCGCCATCGACCCAGGAGGTGCGAGCACCAACCCGCAGGTCTACGGCCGCGGCACCGCCGTCGAGGTCGATCCCACCACCGGCGACTTCCGCTACTTCGCTGGCGGGCTACGCACACCCAACGGCATCACCATCGGTCCGGATGACCAGCTCTACGCCACCGACAATCAGGGCGACTGGCTCCCATCTTCCAAACTGGTCCGACTCCGTGAAGGTGCCCACTATGGCAACCACATCCAACCCCCCGGTCCCTTCGACGACCAGCCCGAAACGCCCCCCGTGGTCTGGCTGCCCCAGGGCGAGATCGGTAACTCCCCCGGCGAACCGATCGCCATCCACGAAGGACCTTACGCCGGACAGATACTCCTCACCGACGTCACCCATGGCGGACTTAAGCGCGTGTTCCTCGACCCCATCGACGGCATCGACCAGGGAACCGTCTTCCGCTTCTCTCAAGGCCTCTCGGCAGGCTCCAACCGAGTGCTGTGGTCTGACGATGGATCACTTTACGTCGGCGGGATCGGCTCCCGCGGCAACTGGGGGCAGACCGGCAAACTCCGCTACGGACTCGACCGACTCGATCCCACCGGCGTCACCCCCTTCGAGATGCTCGCCATCCGCGCCATGAGCAACGGCCTGGAAATCACCCTCACCCAACCCCTCGCCGACGACGCCTATCTCGAACCTGAAAGTTTCGAGCTTATCCGATGGTGGTACGAACCCACCGCATCCTATGGCGGACCCAAGATAGACCCCACCAGCTTCCTACCCGAATCCGTCACGATCAGCCCTGACCGCAAAACCATCTTCCTGGAGATCAACGAACTCCGCGAAGGCCACGTCTACTACACCCGATGGCTCGGTGACCCCCGCTCGGCGACTGACGAATCCCTCTGGACGACCGAGGCCTGGACGACCCTCAATAAGGTTCCTGCCAACCGCACAGGCACCGTCAACCCCGAACCCTGGCGTCACAACACCCTGACCAAAGCTCAAAGCGCCGAGGGCTGGCAGCTCCTATTCGACGGCCAGAGCCTCGACGGCTGGCACGCCTACGGCCGAAACCTGCCCCCACAAGGGTGGACGGTTGCCAATAGCACGCTGACGCGTACCGGGCCCGGCGGCGACATCGCGACCGATCAGCGCTACGGTAACTTTGAGCTACAACTCGAATGGGAAGTCACCCCCGGCGGGAACTCCGGCATCTTCTACCGAGCCTCCGACGAATCCCGCCCCGCCTGGCACACCGCACCCGAGATGCAGGTTCTCGATAACACTCGACATGCTGATGGCACCAACCCCCTGACCTCCGCTGGGGCGCTCTACGCCCTGATCCCTCCCTCGATCGACGCTACCTACCCCGCCGGACGCTGGAACCGTGTGCGTCTTGTTGTCAACGGCTCGAAGGTCGAGCACCACCTCAACGGCAAGCTCCTGCTTGAGGCCGATCTCGCATCCCCGGCATTCCGCCAACTCATTGCCGAGAGCAAGTTCGCCGACTTCCCCGACTTCGCGCGATCACCCGAAGGACACATCGTCCTCCAGGACCACGGCGACACCGTCCACTACCGCAACATCATGATCCGCCAACTCGACTGA